The proteins below come from a single Methanothrix thermoacetophila PT genomic window:
- a CDS encoding cyclic 2,3-diphosphoglycerate synthase gives MSRERVLILGAAGRDFHNFNVLYRSDTEHHVVGFTAAQIPNIAFRVYPPELSGPLYPDGIPIFPESDLDRLIGELDVDRCVLSYSDLSNQEVMEIASRVISCGADFELVGKRTMIRSSKPVVAVCAVRTGAGKSQTTRYVADVLRSLHLKPAVIRHPMPYRDFRAVQRFSAPEDLDPLSIEEREEYESHIMNGTVVYSGVDCERVLREVENEADIIVWDGGNNDLPFVRPDLWVTVADAMRPGHELTYYPGSINFRCADIIVINKVNSASEDDVAIIERNAARLNPRAKVFRAASAISVENPDLITGRRVLVIEDGPTLTHGGMPSGAGRIAAEMYSAAEVVDPRPFAVGSIRETLERYGHIKDALPALGYYPEQMKELEESINRCDCDAVVIATPVDLRRVMSINKPSTSVRYELIDPENMLADAIRKHLNRMGVPV, from the coding sequence ATGTCCAGAGAGAGGGTTCTGATCTTGGGGGCAGCAGGGCGTGACTTCCACAACTTCAACGTGCTCTATCGCTCCGATACCGAACATCACGTCGTGGGGTTCACGGCCGCACAGATACCAAACATCGCATTTCGCGTTTATCCACCAGAGCTATCCGGTCCTCTGTATCCTGATGGAATACCCATCTTCCCGGAGAGCGATCTCGATAGGCTGATCGGAGAGCTGGATGTCGACAGATGCGTTCTCTCATACAGCGATCTGAGCAACCAAGAGGTCATGGAGATCGCATCCAGAGTGATCTCATGCGGCGCGGATTTCGAACTTGTGGGCAAAAGAACGATGATCCGCTCATCAAAACCGGTCGTCGCAGTGTGCGCGGTGAGGACCGGCGCAGGAAAGAGCCAGACCACCCGTTACGTGGCTGATGTGCTGAGATCACTCCATCTGAAACCAGCTGTGATCAGACATCCGATGCCGTACAGGGATTTCCGCGCAGTCCAGAGATTCTCAGCTCCCGAAGATCTGGATCCCCTGAGCATCGAAGAACGTGAGGAGTACGAATCTCACATCATGAATGGCACAGTCGTTTATTCTGGAGTGGATTGCGAGAGGGTGCTCAGAGAGGTTGAGAACGAGGCTGACATCATAGTCTGGGATGGAGGAAATAACGATCTCCCGTTTGTCAGGCCGGATCTCTGGGTAACCGTTGCGGACGCGATGCGCCCCGGGCACGAGCTCACATATTATCCTGGAAGCATCAATTTCAGATGTGCTGATATCATAGTGATAAACAAGGTGAACAGCGCCTCTGAGGACGATGTTGCGATTATAGAGAGAAACGCTGCGCGGCTCAACCCCAGGGCAAAGGTATTCAGAGCCGCCTCCGCCATAAGCGTAGAGAATCCAGATCTCATAACGGGCAGGAGGGTTCTGGTGATCGAGGATGGCCCCACCCTGACGCATGGAGGCATGCCGTCAGGAGCCGGCAGAATAGCAGCTGAGATGTACAGCGCCGCGGAGGTCGTGGATCCCAGGCCGTTCGCCGTCGGAAGTATCCGTGAGACGCTCGAGAGGTACGGTCACATCAAGGATGCCCTTCCCGCGCTCGGCTATTACCCGGAGCAGATGAAAGAGCTCGAGGAGAGCATAAACAGATGCGACTGTGACGCGGTGGTCATCGCCACGCCGGTCGACCTGCGCCGCGTGATGAGCATAAACAAACCATCGACCTCTGTCAGGTACGAGCTCATCGATCCCGAGAACATGCTCGCTGACGCGATACGCAAACACCTGAACCGGATGGGAGTGCCTGTGTAA